In Rathayibacter sp. VKM Ac-2762, one DNA window encodes the following:
- a CDS encoding LacI family DNA-binding transcriptional regulator: MTHDAVSAAPTLEAVAALAGVSRATVSRVVNDSPRVKDGARTAVLAAIEQLGYVPNRAARSLASRRTQTVALVVPESAAKVFADPFLASVVQGAAMAFAGTEYTLTIVIASEAAPEKTRRYLLGGNVDGALVVSHHSGDHSYAQLGASLPVVFGGRPLTEEGGSYFVDVDNTGAARTVTEHLLSLGRTAPAMIASRQDMPAAIDRLAGWRSAVSAAGLDDSLVEYGDYSPEDGATAMRRLLDSGRPIDAVFASNDQMAAGALTALRERGLTVPGDIALAGFDGDYFAEASEPRLTTVRQPSTGLGEAMADVLVRLLAGEEVQRVTLLPTELLVRGSTVAGA; encoded by the coding sequence ATGACTCACGACGCCGTCTCGGCCGCCCCGACCCTCGAAGCCGTCGCCGCGCTGGCCGGAGTCTCCCGCGCGACGGTCAGCCGGGTCGTCAACGACTCCCCGCGCGTGAAGGACGGCGCCCGGACGGCCGTGCTCGCCGCGATCGAGCAGCTCGGCTACGTGCCCAACCGTGCCGCCCGCTCCCTCGCCAGCCGCCGCACGCAGACCGTCGCGCTCGTGGTGCCGGAGTCGGCGGCGAAGGTGTTCGCGGATCCGTTCCTCGCCTCGGTCGTGCAGGGCGCCGCGATGGCCTTCGCCGGCACCGAGTACACGCTCACCATCGTGATCGCGTCGGAGGCGGCTCCTGAGAAGACGCGGCGCTACCTGCTCGGCGGCAACGTCGACGGCGCGCTGGTCGTCTCGCACCACAGCGGCGACCACTCCTACGCGCAGCTCGGCGCCTCCCTCCCCGTGGTCTTCGGCGGGCGGCCGCTGACGGAGGAGGGCGGCAGCTACTTCGTCGACGTCGACAACACCGGAGCGGCGCGCACGGTCACCGAGCACCTGCTGAGCCTCGGCCGCACGGCCCCCGCGATGATCGCGAGCCGCCAGGACATGCCCGCCGCGATCGACCGCCTGGCCGGCTGGCGCTCGGCCGTCAGCGCCGCGGGCCTCGACGACTCGCTCGTCGAGTACGGCGACTACTCGCCCGAGGACGGCGCGACCGCGATGCGCCGCCTGCTCGACTCCGGCCGGCCGATCGACGCGGTCTTCGCCTCCAACGACCAGATGGCGGCGGGCGCCCTGACGGCGCTGCGCGAGCGCGGCCTCACGGTCCCGGGCGACATCGCACTCGCGGGATTCGACGGCGACTACTTCGCCGAGGCGAGCGAGCCGCGCCTCACCACGGTGCGCCAGCCCTCCACGGGCCTCGGCGAGGCGATGGCGGACGTGCTGGTGCGCCTCCTGGCCGGCGAGGAGGTGCAGCGCGTGACGCTGCTGCCGACCGAGCTGCTGGTGCGCGGCTCCACGGTCGCGGGCGCCTGA
- a CDS encoding DUF2243 domain-containing protein — translation MRRSGRGLRGDRAFQGAFLIGVGLMAAVDEIVFHQILAWHHFYDRSTPAIGLLSDGLLHAAEILALVGGGFLLADARRRSALRPRTAWAAGLTGAGLFQLWDGVVDHKLLRVHQVRYDVDLLLYDSVWIASGAVLLAAGLLLLPRRRRATA, via the coding sequence ATGCGGCGGAGCGGCCGGGGACTCCGCGGCGACAGGGCGTTCCAGGGCGCCTTCCTGATCGGAGTCGGCCTCATGGCGGCCGTCGACGAGATCGTCTTCCACCAGATCCTCGCCTGGCACCACTTCTACGACCGCTCCACTCCGGCGATCGGCCTTCTCTCGGACGGGCTGCTGCACGCGGCCGAGATCCTCGCGCTCGTCGGCGGCGGCTTCCTGCTCGCCGACGCCCGGCGCCGATCCGCTCTGCGTCCGCGCACGGCGTGGGCCGCGGGGCTCACGGGGGCGGGGCTGTTCCAGCTGTGGGACGGAGTCGTCGACCACAAGCTGCTCCGGGTGCACCAGGTGCGCTACGACGTCGACCTGCTGCTCTACGACTCCGTCTGGATCGCCTCTGGAGCGGTGCTGCTGGCGGCGGGCCTGCTCCTCCTGCCTCGGCGACGGCGCGCGACGGCGTGA
- a CDS encoding cytochrome c oxidase assembly protein: MTPHADHTLLDPGLLLLVPLAAAAALGGGAAALERRRGRPWPLHRTALLLGGLATAALCFTGPLAEWSHADPRGAMLTHLVLGMLAPLLLVLSAPVTLALRALDVTAARRLSRLLRSRPARLLAHPVTALLLSTGSLWLVHATGLLAAAHADPLLHLALSVHFLLSGCLMTAALAGVDPNPHRAPFGLRLGVLGAGIAAHGLLATVLYAEAPDETGRQAALLLFYGGDLLETALAVVVCARRFAATAPRQPPPPSAPCSLRSDACSSSSGPEPSRTSSGRSSSSAASAGSATSSGSSAAGRASRSSSSPS, encoded by the coding sequence GTGACCCCGCACGCCGACCACACCCTGCTCGACCCGGGCCTGCTGCTCCTGGTCCCGCTGGCCGCGGCGGCGGCGCTCGGAGGGGGCGCCGCGGCCCTCGAGCGGCGGCGCGGACGGCCGTGGCCGCTGCACCGGACCGCCCTGCTCCTCGGCGGGCTCGCGACCGCGGCGCTCTGCTTCACGGGTCCGCTCGCGGAGTGGTCGCACGCGGATCCGCGCGGGGCGATGCTGACGCACCTGGTCCTCGGGATGCTCGCGCCGCTCCTCCTGGTGCTCTCGGCCCCCGTCACCCTGGCCCTGCGCGCGCTCGACGTCACGGCTGCCCGGCGGCTCTCGCGGCTGCTCCGGAGTCGCCCGGCCCGTCTCCTCGCCCACCCGGTGACGGCGCTCCTGCTCTCGACGGGCTCCCTCTGGCTCGTGCACGCGACCGGACTGCTCGCCGCCGCGCACGCCGATCCGCTGCTGCACCTCGCGCTCAGCGTGCACTTCCTCCTCAGCGGCTGCCTGATGACGGCGGCGCTCGCCGGAGTCGATCCGAACCCGCACCGCGCCCCGTTCGGCCTGCGCCTGGGGGTGCTCGGAGCGGGCATCGCCGCGCACGGGCTGCTCGCGACCGTGCTCTACGCGGAGGCTCCGGACGAGACCGGACGCCAGGCGGCGCTCCTGCTGTTCTACGGAGGCGACCTGCTCGAGACGGCGCTCGCCGTGGTCGTCTGCGCCCGGCGCTTCGCGGCGACGGCGCCCCGGCAACCCCCTCCGCCGAGCGCGCCCTGCTCCCTACGCTCGGACGCATGCTCCTCATCTTCGGGACCCGAGCCGTCGAGGACCTCCTCCGGACGCTCGTCTTCGTCTGCCGCGTCTGCGGGCAGCGCGACGAGCAGCGGATCCTCCGCCGCCGGACGCGCCTCTCGCTCTTCTTCGTCCCCGTCCTGA
- a CDS encoding DMT family transporter translates to MRSRGLLFCLIPPILWGGMLPVADSIAATVDSFYMTLIRYTAAALVLALLLARAEGLRAFRLDGRGWRLALLGASGFAGFGLLAFTALRFTSAPNVSLMMGMMPAIGAVLASIGARRLPPAATVGCILLALAGVALVVTRGDVALLLDGELGFGELLALLGAICWVVYTRGAAAFPGWSALRYSTLTTALGCPSIAVAVAMATATGSAHPPTGAEVLAAWPQLAYLILLAGVVAVLLWNAGIKLLGALNGTLFQNLVPVTTFAISMAGGYRPGPVALLGAAIVVTALLLNNWATRRAAAVAARPVAVPAPVR, encoded by the coding sequence ATGCGGTCGCGAGGTCTGCTCTTCTGCCTGATCCCGCCGATCCTCTGGGGCGGGATGCTCCCCGTCGCGGACAGCATCGCGGCGACGGTCGACTCCTTCTACATGACCCTGATCCGCTACACGGCGGCCGCGCTTGTCCTCGCCCTTCTGCTCGCCCGGGCGGAGGGGCTCCGCGCCTTCCGGCTCGACGGCCGCGGGTGGCGGCTGGCGCTGCTCGGCGCCTCCGGATTCGCCGGCTTCGGCCTGCTCGCCTTCACGGCTCTGCGGTTCACCTCGGCCCCGAACGTCAGCCTGATGATGGGGATGATGCCCGCGATCGGCGCGGTGCTCGCGAGCATCGGCGCGCGTCGCCTGCCGCCGGCCGCCACAGTCGGCTGCATCCTGCTCGCGCTCGCCGGAGTCGCACTCGTCGTCACCCGCGGCGACGTCGCCCTCCTCCTCGACGGCGAGCTGGGGTTCGGCGAGCTGCTCGCCCTGCTCGGCGCGATCTGCTGGGTCGTCTACACGCGCGGAGCCGCGGCGTTCCCCGGCTGGTCGGCGCTGCGGTACTCGACGCTCACCACCGCGCTCGGCTGCCCCTCGATCGCCGTCGCGGTCGCCATGGCGACGGCCACCGGCTCCGCGCACCCGCCGACCGGAGCCGAGGTGCTCGCGGCCTGGCCGCAGCTGGCCTACCTGATCCTCCTGGCCGGCGTCGTCGCCGTGCTGCTGTGGAACGCCGGCATCAAGCTGCTCGGCGCCCTCAACGGCACGCTCTTCCAGAACCTCGTCCCGGTCACGACCTTCGCGATCAGCATGGCGGGCGGCTACCGGCCGGGGCCCGTCGCCCTGCTCGGCGCGGCCATCGTCGTGACGGCGCTGCTGCTCAACAACTGGGCGACGCGGCGCGCGGCCGCGGTCGCCGCGCGTCCCGTGGCGGTACCGGCTCCGGTGCGCTGA
- a CDS encoding glycosyltransferase family 2 protein produces MSTQPGHGADEPTAPRRRATWEAHDETASRPLSGRRAARSGRERVSAPRRLASALTAGAVTVPAAPTAVLEHPAAPSAVVARPVVPAAVLERRAAPTALPAATAAALEHPATATAALERPAAPTALLERPPAPAAVLERTALPAVDADRLPPASTPIRGTRPRSGRRASSRIGDLVAALPAHNEEAGIAAAIEGLRRQTWPPDRIVVIADNCTDATVEIALAHGAEVFVTVGNSHKKAGGLNQFLAEVLPGLQDDDLVLVQDADSALDPGFLEIARGRLHGGIGAVGGVFRGGEGGGFVGHLQRNEYARYARDVRRLNGKCLVVTGTAAVLQVAVMRRISAARLAGSLPSGDGIGGIYDTTVLTEDNELTFAIRHLGYDVLSPAGCTLVTEVMPTWGDLWRQRLRWKRGAVENCVQYGFTRVTAPYWGRQLLTMLGCIITYVYLATIVYAVGWGELSLQPFWLAVTAIFVVERIVTVRDRGWRYMLAAASMYELVVDLFLQVVHTKAYLDALTRRRRDW; encoded by the coding sequence ATGAGCACACAGCCCGGCCACGGCGCGGACGAGCCGACGGCTCCCCGTCGCCGGGCGACCTGGGAGGCGCACGACGAGACGGCCTCGCGCCCGCTCTCGGGACGCCGTGCCGCCCGCTCCGGGCGCGAGCGGGTCTCCGCACCGCGCCGCCTCGCGTCCGCGCTGACCGCCGGAGCGGTGACGGTCCCCGCCGCCCCGACCGCGGTGCTGGAGCATCCGGCCGCCCCGTCCGCGGTGGTCGCGCGACCGGTCGTGCCGGCCGCTGTCCTGGAGCGTCGGGCTGCGCCGACCGCGCTTCCGGCCGCGACGGCCGCTGCCCTGGAGCATCCGGCCACCGCGACCGCCGCGCTGGAGCGTCCGGCCGCCCCGACCGCGCTGCTCGAGCGTCCGCCGGCCCCCGCCGCGGTCCTCGAGCGCACCGCGCTCCCCGCCGTCGACGCCGACCGACTCCCTCCGGCATCCACTCCGATCCGCGGCACGCGCCCCCGCAGCGGCCGCCGCGCCTCGTCGCGCATCGGCGACCTGGTCGCTGCCCTCCCCGCCCACAACGAGGAGGCCGGGATCGCCGCGGCGATCGAGGGCCTGCGCCGGCAGACCTGGCCGCCGGACCGGATCGTCGTCATCGCCGACAACTGCACCGACGCCACGGTCGAGATCGCTCTCGCGCACGGCGCCGAGGTCTTCGTCACCGTCGGGAACAGCCACAAGAAGGCGGGCGGACTCAACCAGTTCCTCGCCGAGGTCCTCCCGGGGCTGCAGGACGACGACCTGGTTCTCGTGCAGGACGCCGACTCCGCGCTCGACCCCGGGTTCCTCGAGATCGCCCGCGGCAGGCTGCACGGCGGCATCGGCGCGGTCGGAGGAGTGTTCCGCGGCGGCGAGGGCGGCGGCTTCGTCGGCCACCTCCAGCGCAACGAGTACGCGCGCTACGCCCGCGACGTGCGCCGCCTGAACGGGAAGTGCCTGGTCGTCACGGGCACCGCGGCCGTGCTCCAGGTCGCCGTGATGCGCCGCATCAGCGCGGCCCGCCTGGCCGGCTCCCTCCCCTCCGGAGACGGCATCGGCGGCATCTACGACACCACGGTCCTCACCGAGGACAACGAGCTCACGTTCGCGATCCGCCACCTCGGCTACGACGTGCTGAGCCCCGCCGGCTGCACCCTCGTCACCGAGGTCATGCCGACCTGGGGAGACCTGTGGCGTCAGCGCCTGCGCTGGAAGCGCGGAGCGGTCGAGAACTGCGTGCAGTACGGCTTCACGCGGGTCACGGCTCCCTACTGGGGGCGCCAGCTGCTCACGATGCTCGGCTGCATCATCACGTACGTCTACCTGGCCACGATCGTCTACGCGGTCGGCTGGGGCGAGCTGAGCCTCCAGCCGTTCTGGCTGGCCGTCACCGCGATCTTCGTCGTCGAGCGGATCGTGACGGTCCGCGACCGCGGCTGGCGGTACATGCTCGCCGCCGCGTCGATGTACGAGCTCGTCGTCGACCTGTTCCTGCAGGTCGTCCACACCAAGGCCTACCTGGATGCGCTGACACGCCGTCGGCGCGACTGGTGA
- a CDS encoding family 16 glycosylhydrolase — MPSRLLDRPRLALALAALCLGVLAATPPQAVAALAPASATPTASSAGQAVTAAPADAPGWTTLLRDDFTGPAGAPVGSQWEHEVGTWGTGAVDRTTASTANVFLTGGGALGIRALRDSAGAWTSGRIVTADKSFSAPAGGRLLMTASIQLPDVAQATGYWPAFWALGRDANAVIDWPATGEFDMLEAVNGTAQVIQTLHCGVPDGGPCDEPAGRTSGMLDCASCGTGFHRYSALLDRTVPGDERVEFLVDGVTRHVVRESEVGTAAWQAAVPNDVLLILNLAIGGGLPNGVCGCDSAAAPKSSGGTMLVDHVAVYRSDAAPAPVVVGTAAVGATLSSSAGRTGPLVHRWAAGGVDIAGVTGPDLVVPSSAVGKRVTVTVSAADGSGPTTSQPTAPVAAGTLGTATPTVTGTARVGAVLTAAPGPWTPTPVNLTYRWKADGAAIAGATSPRFTLTKAQAGKRITLTVTGTKTGYTTASRTSAATAVVGR; from the coding sequence ATGCCTTCACGACTCCTCGACCGGCCGCGACTCGCCCTCGCTCTCGCGGCCCTGTGCCTCGGAGTGCTGGCGGCGACACCCCCGCAGGCGGTCGCCGCCCTCGCACCGGCGTCCGCGACTCCGACCGCCTCGTCCGCCGGCCAGGCCGTCACGGCGGCGCCCGCCGACGCCCCGGGCTGGACCACGCTCCTGCGCGACGACTTCACCGGGCCGGCGGGCGCGCCGGTCGGGAGTCAGTGGGAGCACGAGGTCGGCACCTGGGGCACCGGGGCGGTCGACCGGACGACCGCGTCGACGGCGAACGTCTTCCTCACGGGCGGCGGCGCTCTGGGCATCCGCGCCCTCCGCGACTCCGCCGGAGCATGGACGTCCGGGCGGATCGTCACCGCCGACAAGTCGTTCTCGGCGCCGGCGGGCGGCCGACTGCTGATGACCGCCTCGATCCAGCTGCCGGACGTCGCGCAGGCCACCGGCTACTGGCCCGCCTTCTGGGCTCTCGGGCGGGACGCGAACGCCGTCATCGACTGGCCGGCGACCGGCGAGTTCGACATGCTCGAGGCCGTCAACGGCACCGCCCAGGTGATCCAGACTCTGCACTGCGGAGTGCCGGACGGCGGCCCCTGCGACGAGCCCGCCGGCCGGACGAGCGGGATGCTGGACTGCGCGTCCTGCGGGACGGGGTTCCACCGCTACTCCGCCCTGCTCGACCGGACCGTGCCCGGCGACGAGCGCGTGGAGTTCCTCGTCGACGGCGTCACCCGGCACGTGGTGCGGGAGTCGGAGGTGGGGACGGCCGCGTGGCAGGCCGCGGTCCCGAACGACGTGCTGCTGATCCTGAACCTCGCCATCGGGGGCGGGCTGCCGAACGGGGTGTGCGGGTGCGACAGCGCGGCCGCTCCGAAGAGCTCCGGCGGGACGATGCTCGTCGACCACGTCGCGGTCTACCGGTCCGACGCGGCGCCGGCTCCGGTCGTCGTCGGGACCGCCGCGGTGGGCGCGACCCTGTCCTCCTCCGCCGGCCGGACGGGACCGCTCGTGCACCGCTGGGCGGCGGGAGGCGTCGACATCGCGGGAGTGACGGGTCCGGATCTCGTGGTCCCCTCCTCCGCGGTCGGCAAGCGGGTGACCGTGACGGTGAGCGCCGCCGACGGCTCCGGCCCGACGACCTCGCAGCCGACCGCACCGGTCGCCGCCGGCACCCTCGGCACCGCGACGCCGACCGTCACGGGCACGGCCCGGGTCGGAGCGGTGCTCACGGCAGCCCCGGGTCCGTGGACGCCGACCCCCGTCAACCTCACCTACCGGTGGAAGGCGGACGGCGCGGCCATCGCGGGAGCGACGTCGCCGCGGTTCACGCTCACGAAGGCTCAGGCGGGGAAGCGGATCACGCTGACCGTCACCGGGACGAAGACCGGGTACACCACCGCGAGCCGGACCTCCGCGGCGACGGCGGTCGTGGGACGGTGA
- a CDS encoding Asp23/Gls24 family envelope stress response protein — MTDDAAVPEDDLDGHTLEELGEYLDRGREPRDPSIENSAACRLALANLTRLTELSARALRQEADREPDRDEVWIAGLLDAIRSEVRSGRDIPVRHPDPTLRLALTEAAVRGMIRRAGDTMGGVIMGRCTLDGDVSAPGAVVRIDVTCALEFGLPVAVAADRLRERIRYALERHTELTVGAIDVTVDDVYPHREERE; from the coding sequence ATGACCGACGACGCCGCCGTGCCCGAGGACGACCTCGACGGCCACACGCTCGAGGAGCTGGGCGAGTACCTCGACCGCGGCCGCGAGCCGCGCGACCCCTCGATCGAGAACTCCGCCGCGTGCCGGCTCGCTCTCGCGAACCTCACCCGCCTCACCGAGCTCTCGGCGCGGGCGCTGCGCCAGGAGGCCGACCGCGAGCCCGACCGCGACGAGGTCTGGATCGCAGGCCTGCTCGACGCGATCCGCTCCGAGGTGCGCTCCGGCCGCGACATCCCCGTCCGCCACCCCGACCCGACCCTCCGCCTGGCGCTCACGGAGGCGGCCGTGCGCGGGATGATCCGCCGCGCCGGCGACACGATGGGCGGCGTCATCATGGGCCGCTGCACCCTCGACGGCGACGTCTCGGCTCCCGGCGCCGTGGTCCGGATCGACGTGACCTGCGCCCTCGAGTTCGGCCTGCCGGTCGCCGTGGCCGCCGACCGCCTGCGCGAGCGCATCCGCTACGCCCTGGAGCGCCACACCGAGCTGACCGTCGGCGCGATCGACGTGACCGTCGACGACGTGTACCCCCACCGGGAGGAGCGGGAATGA
- a CDS encoding RNA polymerase sigma factor — MSRIPSRDVPHRRHSQSGQRIRRPVVKAGSHAGRRPTLRAPARGDTARGTAEEALIDDDPLLNASDATLAARAVDGDVQAFEQLARRHGALMRVYAAKLLGSEAESEDVVQEAFLTGWRRLADLDSPAHIRNWLMRIVTHKAIDRIRVRRRHDDIDDWDPPAPPEHSPERIVEARLQLDAVWEALDRLPADQRRCWLLRETAGYSYQEIAGALELPVSTVRGLLARARRFLLHELEAWR, encoded by the coding sequence ATGTCACGAATCCCATCTCGAGACGTCCCCCATCGGCGGCACTCGCAATCCGGCCAGCGGATTCGGCGGCCCGTTGTCAAGGCTGGTAGTCATGCCGGACGGCGCCCCACACTGAGGGCACCGGCGCGCGGGGACACCGCGCGCGGGACCGCGGAGGAGGCGCTCATCGACGACGACCCCCTCCTGAACGCGTCCGACGCGACCCTCGCCGCGCGCGCCGTCGACGGCGACGTGCAGGCGTTCGAGCAGCTCGCCCGCCGCCACGGCGCCCTCATGCGCGTCTACGCCGCGAAGCTCCTCGGCTCCGAGGCGGAGTCCGAGGACGTGGTGCAGGAGGCGTTCCTCACCGGCTGGCGGCGTCTGGCCGATCTCGACAGCCCGGCGCACATCCGCAACTGGCTGATGCGCATCGTCACCCACAAGGCGATCGACCGGATCCGCGTCCGCCGCCGCCACGACGACATCGACGACTGGGATCCGCCCGCGCCGCCCGAGCACTCCCCCGAGCGCATCGTCGAGGCGCGACTCCAGCTGGACGCGGTCTGGGAAGCGCTGGACCGATTGCCTGCTGATCAGCGACGCTGTTGGCTACTCCGCGAGACCGCCGGCTACAGCTACCAGGAGATCGCCGGCGCTCTCGAACTCCCCGTCTCGACGGTCCGCGGCCTCCTCGCCCGGGCTCGTCGATTCCTGCTCCACGAATTGGAGGCATGGCGATGA
- a CDS encoding helix-turn-helix transcriptional regulator: MSESTFTLGSPFAGDERADRRYEASGDDPSAASAVYSEAYGGGEFRVAPSQRGFSYRYAVRGSDRVTLRTSDCSGALTGQVPHLKEYVVGWFRAGGGRLNLPPFTRTGALSAPFLFPAERQFGLEFEPHRQNLIHFAPGFLEDVATETHAGPRQPVSFDHAADADPGVLARWRAAVTEASAALATAAITPLVRFTAELDLARVLLLLFPWRAWDVPAVLRRPSASRTRVALDFLQHHAHEPITPADAARAAGLHTRTLQQATKRHLGVSPSVYLRDVRLDRAHSDLVAGDPCSTTVAAVAREWGFGNLGRFASAYQVRFDEKPSHTLRR; this comes from the coding sequence ATGAGCGAGTCGACCTTCACCCTCGGCAGCCCGTTCGCGGGCGACGAGCGGGCCGACCGGCGCTACGAAGCCTCCGGCGACGATCCGTCCGCCGCGTCCGCCGTCTACTCCGAGGCGTACGGCGGAGGCGAGTTCCGCGTCGCTCCGTCGCAGCGCGGCTTCTCCTACCGCTACGCCGTCCGCGGCAGCGACCGGGTGACCCTGCGCACCTCCGACTGCTCCGGCGCCCTCACCGGCCAGGTCCCCCACCTGAAGGAGTACGTCGTCGGCTGGTTCCGCGCCGGCGGCGGACGCCTGAACCTGCCGCCGTTCACCCGGACCGGCGCGCTGTCGGCCCCGTTCCTGTTCCCCGCGGAGCGCCAGTTCGGGCTCGAGTTCGAGCCGCACCGGCAGAACCTCATCCACTTCGCCCCCGGGTTCCTCGAGGACGTCGCGACCGAGACGCACGCCGGCCCCCGCCAGCCCGTCTCCTTCGACCACGCGGCGGACGCCGACCCCGGCGTCCTCGCCCGCTGGCGCGCCGCGGTGACGGAGGCGAGCGCCGCGCTCGCGACGGCCGCGATCACTCCGCTCGTGCGCTTCACCGCCGAGCTCGACCTCGCCCGCGTGCTGCTCCTGCTGTTCCCGTGGCGCGCGTGGGACGTGCCGGCCGTGCTGCGGCGCCCGTCCGCGTCCCGCACCCGGGTCGCGCTCGACTTCCTCCAGCACCACGCCCACGAGCCGATCACCCCGGCCGACGCCGCCCGCGCGGCCGGACTGCACACCCGCACGCTGCAGCAGGCGACGAAGCGGCACCTCGGAGTGTCGCCGTCGGTCTACCTGCGCGACGTGCGGCTGGACCGCGCCCACTCCGACCTGGTCGCCGGCGACCCCTGCTCGACCACCGTCGCCGCGGTCGCCCGCGAGTGGGGCTTCGGCAACCTCGGCCGCTTCGCGAGCGCGTACCAGGTGCGCTTCGACGAGAAGCCGAGCCACACGCTGCGCCGCTGA
- a CDS encoding NYN domain-containing protein encodes MFRTSVIVDYQNVHLTAFDVFNPRGDRHDSLIHPMQFAKRAVQERNAKQRDGFEHADVTRVVAFRGLHHIDHDWEQHRRAQDQATQWRADGVDVQLRDLKYSYQLGADRKPVLDINGKKIPLGRPKEKGIDVLCALACVREASREDVDLVVLASRDTDLVPALDEVYDFRGLEPARYARIETVSWFNSRWREEDSVSGGSLKPTQPRRIWNTNLNRSCYEASVDRTLYR; translated from the coding sequence TTGTTCCGCACGTCCGTCATCGTTGACTACCAGAACGTTCATCTGACGGCGTTCGACGTCTTCAACCCCCGCGGCGACCGACATGACTCCCTGATTCATCCGATGCAGTTCGCCAAGCGAGCAGTTCAGGAGCGGAACGCGAAGCAGCGGGATGGGTTCGAGCACGCTGACGTGACGCGCGTTGTTGCGTTCCGAGGTCTTCATCACATCGACCACGACTGGGAGCAGCACCGTCGCGCCCAGGACCAGGCCACGCAGTGGCGGGCTGACGGAGTGGATGTCCAACTTCGCGATCTCAAGTACTCGTACCAGCTCGGGGCGGACAGGAAACCTGTCCTCGACATCAATGGCAAGAAGATCCCCCTTGGTCGACCCAAGGAGAAGGGCATCGACGTGCTGTGCGCACTCGCCTGTGTGCGAGAGGCGTCGCGCGAGGACGTGGATCTCGTTGTGCTGGCTTCCCGAGACACCGACCTCGTCCCGGCTCTCGATGAGGTGTACGACTTTCGCGGTCTCGAGCCGGCCAGATACGCCCGTATCGAGACGGTCTCGTGGTTCAACAGTCGATGGCGTGAAGAAGACTCGGTGAGCGGGGGCAGCTTGAAGCCGACCCAGCCGAGAAGGATCTGGAACACGAACCTCAACCGGTCGTGCTACGAGGCATCCGTCGACCGGACGCTCTACCGGTAG
- a CDS encoding MBL fold metallo-hydrolase, with protein MIEIEFLPIGEETNTGDAILLHFTEPSTGRDRVVLIDGGFIDTSDDIASHVRQFYGTSHIDLMVCTHPDSDHIDGLFGVFDELTVGELLIHRPSEHGYRSDDVKAARVDELITLAHASGTTVSTSVWAGHTFFSGALMIAGPTREYYRTLLAEQSGSTTRSSSSFSSFLRASAAAIKKALTPRSTDPGEGELTDNGGTTARNNSSIILDFQLDGYRALFTGDAGVPALNPAVDAVAAANRSTASPDFFDVPHHGSRHNLDSATLDRLVGPIIGDTASHTALVSVGKKADEFPRAEVANALKRRGYIVGATRGQKICFSRDASPRTGWVPMTPLPWVEPED; from the coding sequence ATGATCGAGATCGAGTTCTTGCCGATCGGCGAGGAAACCAACACCGGCGACGCGATCCTGCTCCACTTCACGGAGCCGTCCACAGGCAGGGACCGCGTCGTCCTCATCGACGGAGGTTTCATCGACACGAGCGACGACATCGCCTCGCATGTCCGTCAGTTCTACGGAACAAGCCACATCGACCTGATGGTCTGCACACACCCGGACAGCGACCACATCGACGGTCTGTTCGGCGTCTTCGACGAACTCACTGTTGGCGAGCTACTGATCCACCGCCCTAGCGAACACGGCTACCGGTCCGACGACGTGAAAGCAGCTCGTGTTGACGAGCTCATCACGCTCGCCCACGCATCCGGCACGACAGTGTCTACCAGCGTCTGGGCGGGACACACCTTTTTCTCCGGCGCTCTCATGATCGCCGGTCCAACCCGCGAGTACTACCGCACCCTCCTGGCTGAGCAATCAGGCTCGACCACCAGATCATCCAGTAGCTTCTCGTCCTTCTTAAGAGCATCAGCCGCAGCGATCAAGAAGGCCTTGACCCCCCGATCGACAGATCCCGGTGAAGGTGAGCTGACCGACAACGGTGGCACTACCGCACGTAACAACAGCAGCATCATCCTCGACTTCCAGCTCGACGGCTACCGTGCGCTCTTCACCGGTGACGCCGGCGTACCCGCACTCAACCCAGCCGTCGACGCGGTGGCCGCCGCCAACCGCTCCACGGCCAGCCCCGACTTCTTCGACGTCCCCCATCACGGATCTCGTCACAACCTTGACTCAGCCACGCTCGACCGTCTCGTGGGACCAATCATCGGCGACACCGCCAGCCACACAGCTCTGGTCAGCGTCGGGAAGAAGGCAGACGAGTTCCCCCGCGCAGAAGTGGCCAACGCGCTCAAGCGCCGGGGATACATCGTCGGCGCCACACGAGGACAGAAGATCTGCTTCTCCCGCGATGCAAGTCCTCGGACCGGGTGGGTCCCGATGACCCCTCTTCCCTGGGTGGAACCGGAGGACTGA